From Primulina tabacum isolate GXHZ01 chromosome 2, ASM2559414v2, whole genome shotgun sequence, one genomic window encodes:
- the LOC142532714 gene encoding uncharacterized protein LOC142532714 codes for MATVEVQAAPIPVSETLPTDEVIDITEKEEEEEVVAAPLAEKPPTAPVAEPEKLAVDEPAAEDVPEEAAAEEPVVGETEEATPETVVQEPAAIESDAPAPAEEVTATEGAAPAEAAEEAAEVPAEKTVQ; via the exons ATGGCCACTGTTGAG GTTCAAGCAGCTCCAATCCCAGTGTCTGAGACACTTCCAACCGACGAAGTGATCGACATCACCGAGaaagaggaggaggaggaggtggtggctGCACCATTGGCAGAGAAGCCACCAACAGCTCCCGTAGCTGAGCCTGAGAAATTGGCTGTAGACGAGCCAGCCGCAGAAGATGTGCCCGAAGAAGCTGCTGCAGAAGAGCCGGTCGTGGGAGAGACAGAAGAAGCAACTCCAGAGACGGTGGTACAAGAACCGGCTGCTATTGAGTCAGACGCACCAGCACCAGCTGAGGAAGTCACAGCCACGGAAGGGGCTGCCCCGGCTGAAGCTGCAGAGGAAGCCGCCGAAGTTCCAGCTGAGAAAACTGTACAGTGA
- the LOC142537761 gene encoding uncharacterized protein LOC142537761 → MLPYRLVFGKSCHLPLELEHKAFWDVKKLNFDMRASCEQRLLQLNEMEEFRNDTYENAKIYKEKTKRWHDNWILRRDFEPRQQVLLFNSRLRLFPGKLKSRWSGPFTVETMYPHGAIELKCKNGETFKVNGQRVKHYFGSEVRHMDNLFLGRTKID, encoded by the coding sequence ATGTTGCCTTATAGGTTGGTCTTTGGGAAATCTTGCCATCTACCTTTGGAACTGGAGCACAAAGCATTTTGGGATGTTAAAAAGCTAAATTTTGATATGAGAGCATCGTGCGAGCAACGACTGTTGCAGTTGAATGAGATGGAGGAATTCAGGAATGATACATACGAAAATGCAAAGATATACAAAGAAAAGACCAAGAGATGGCACGACAACTGGATTCTTCGACGAGATTTTGAACCAAGGCAACAGGTGTTATTATTCAATTCTCGACTGAGGTTATTTCCTGGTAAGTTAAAATCACGATGGTCTGGACCATTCACAGTGGAAACAATGTATCCACATGGGGCAATTGAGCTAAAATGCAAAAATGGTGAGACATTCAAAGTCAATGGTCAGAGGGTCAAGCACTATTTTGGGAGTGAAGTGAGACACATGGACAACCTCTTCCTCGGGAGAACCAAAATAGACTGA
- the LOC142532698 gene encoding F-box protein CPR1-like: protein MPILPLDLIEDILRRLPVKSLKRFRSVAKSWCFLIDSEKFVKSHLRQSLISNSNNHLILGGLNLYSIDLGPLDKARVIKPPFSYKTVDGVTNSCNGLVLVMSEPPVLWNPFSGSYRVLPGSSLEYPPGSDYYVMVSHGFGYDSKKDDYKVLKVLEFRDQSTHFPIRRGTEIYGLKSNSWKKIEDFPYSLPLIGGNSRAHVNGSFHTLVYTYESIYPVQIMAFSVETEKHYEVMLPKGNRIRNFELNLTVIGGYLGLICTNRSRVVIWVMKEYGVEESWSKLLTIRSREFVKPLVYSRDGNKVLLNCDDKRLFWYDLRKKTVEQVHVDGIPFVFYAVDCVESLVSVGAPNEVKKQDREKGKERMNKRDDFLSVGFKLAL from the exons ATGCCGATTCTCCCGCTTGATCTCATTGAGGACATCCTCAGACGTCTCCCCGTCAAATCTCTGAAGCGGTTTCGCTCCGTCGCGAAATCATGGTGTTTTCTGATTGACAGCGAAAAATTTGTCAAATCGCATTTGCGCCAGTCCTTAATTTCGAACTCGAACAATCATCTCATTCTCGGTGGTCTTAACCTCTATTCCATTGATTTGGGGCCCCTTGACAAGGCGCGCGTGATTAAACCCCCCTTTTCTTACAAGACCGTCGATGGTGTCACCAATTCCTGCAATGGTTTGGTTCTTGTGATGAGCGAGCCCCCTGTTTTGTGGAACCCCTTTTCGGGAAGTTACAGGGTTTTACCCGGTAGTTCTTTGGAGTACCCGCCTGGTTCGGATTATTATGTAATGGTTTCGCATGGGTTTGGCTACGATTCAAAAAAGGATGATTATAAAGTTTTGAAGGTCTTGGAATTTAGGGACCAAAGTACCCATTTTCCCATTCGTAGAGGGACCGAGATTTATGGTTTGAAATCCAATTCGTGGAAAAAAATCGAGGATTTTCCTTATTCACTACCACTCATAGGGGGGAACTCGCGCGCGCATGTGAATGGGTCGTTTCACACACTGGTATATACTTATGAAAGCATTTATCCCGTTCAAATCATGGCCTTCTCTGTTGAAACTGAGAAGCATTACGAGGTGATGCTGCCAAAGGGTAACAGAATCAGGAATTTTGAGTTGAATTTGACTGTGATTGGAGGGTATCTGGGTTTGATTTGTACGAACAGGTCTCGGGTGGTTATTTGGGTGATGAAGGAGTATGGGGTGGAGGAATCTTGGAGCAAGCTGTTAACAATTAGGTCGCGTGAGTTTGTGAAACCGCTGGTCTATTCGAGGGATGGGAACAAGGTTCTGTTGAATTGTGATGATAAAAGACTTTTTTGGTATGATTTGAGAAAGAAAACTGTTGAACAAGTTCATGTAGATGGTATCCCATTTGTTTTTTATGCTGTAGACTGTGTTGAGAGCCTTGTTTCTGTTGGAGCCCCTAATGAAGTCAAGAAACAGGATAGAGAGAAGGGAAAAGAGAGGATGAATAAAAG GGATGATTTCTTGTCGGTGGGATTCAAATTGGCGCTTTAA